One stretch of Streptomyces sp. NBC_01363 DNA includes these proteins:
- a CDS encoding aldo/keto reductase, with amino-acid sequence MTTETLAAAAAGTWRLGDLTVNRIGFGAMRLTQRGAAFDDDAAPSDRDRAIAVLRRAVELGVDHIDTAAFYFSSLRSANELINRALGPYPDDLVITTKVGPGRDPSGGWLPWARPEQLRGQVEENLRQLGRDHLDVVNLRTYGPAPIAEHFGVLAELRGKGLIRHLGLSNVRPAQLAEARAIAPVVCVQNRFAVDSSLPGSSELLRICGEEGIAFVPFYSIAGEGREAGPVGSERPEILAVARAHGVSSVQVRLAWTLHQGSHVLAIPGTGNPAHLEANVAAGALRLTPEELTLLQQGLSAAVAPQAR; translated from the coding sequence ATGACCACGGAGACCCTTGCGGCAGCAGCGGCGGGCACCTGGCGGCTCGGCGACCTCACGGTCAACCGCATCGGATTCGGCGCCATGCGCCTGACGCAGAGGGGCGCGGCGTTCGACGACGACGCGGCCCCGAGCGACCGCGACCGGGCCATCGCCGTGCTGCGCCGCGCGGTGGAGCTCGGCGTCGACCACATCGACACGGCGGCCTTCTACTTCTCGTCGCTGCGCTCCGCGAACGAGCTGATCAACCGGGCACTGGGGCCCTACCCGGACGACCTGGTCATCACCACCAAGGTCGGGCCGGGCCGTGACCCCTCCGGTGGCTGGCTGCCCTGGGCCCGGCCCGAACAGCTGCGGGGGCAGGTCGAGGAGAATCTCCGTCAGCTCGGCCGTGACCACCTGGACGTGGTGAACCTGCGCACCTACGGGCCCGCCCCGATCGCCGAGCACTTCGGCGTGCTGGCCGAGCTGCGCGGGAAGGGGCTCATCCGCCACCTCGGTCTCTCCAACGTCCGGCCGGCACAGCTGGCCGAGGCGCGGGCGATCGCACCCGTCGTCTGCGTGCAGAACCGGTTCGCGGTCGACTCGTCCCTTCCCGGCTCGTCGGAGCTGCTCCGGATCTGCGGCGAAGAGGGAATCGCCTTCGTGCCCTTCTACTCCATCGCGGGGGAGGGGCGCGAGGCGGGGCCCGTCGGGTCGGAACGACCGGAGATCCTCGCGGTGGCCCGCGCCCACGGGGTCTCGTCCGTTCAGGTCCGGCTGGCGTGGACGCTGCATCAGGGCTCCCATGTGCTGGCCATCCCGGGCACGGGGAATCCGGCCCATCTGGAGGCCAACGTGGCCGCCGGTGCGCTGCGGCTCACGCCGGAGGAACTGACCCTGCTGCAACAGGGCCTGTCCGCCGCCGTAGCCCCGCAGGCGCGGTGA
- a CDS encoding serine/threonine-protein kinase, whose product MGEVWRAADEVLGRAVAVKLLLGGHADESATARFRLEAQTAARLSHPHLVAVFDFGAWEDRFFLVMELVEGRSLGDLLAAEERLGAEQVARIAGQAAAGLAAAHRQGIVHRDIKPGNLMLDAEGSVKIGDFGIAQFVDDPSAALTTTGQIVGTSLYLAPERALGRTAGAASDMYSLGCVIYQLLLGDPPFRSDTATATLYQHVDTPPVPLRQRGVDLSPAFDSYLLGLLAKQPEDRPGAQQVAEWFQGDAWRGQPEPLPMYAPAPPAATGAPHVSAPAGTGIPRPPAAAPAYGRAPTAGSAEQGAGMATYRLPQSGGRRRRPAERAAPARRGSGARDAIRRRPRVASAIAGTVAFIAAVYLGMTLFSPDSGSPGTPDSGPTATTGPQSNAPSSAPEQPAQDEEGDEED is encoded by the coding sequence ATGGGCGAGGTGTGGCGTGCCGCGGACGAAGTGCTCGGCAGAGCGGTCGCCGTGAAGCTGCTGCTGGGCGGCCACGCGGACGAGTCGGCCACCGCCCGGTTCCGGCTGGAGGCACAGACCGCGGCCCGCCTGAGTCACCCTCATCTGGTGGCCGTGTTCGACTTCGGGGCCTGGGAGGACCGCTTCTTCCTCGTGATGGAGCTCGTCGAGGGCCGGAGTCTGGGCGATCTCCTCGCGGCCGAGGAGCGGCTCGGCGCCGAGCAGGTCGCCCGGATCGCGGGCCAGGCGGCCGCGGGTCTCGCCGCCGCCCATCGCCAGGGCATCGTGCACCGTGACATCAAGCCCGGGAACCTGATGCTGGACGCCGAGGGGTCCGTCAAGATCGGCGACTTCGGCATCGCCCAGTTCGTCGACGACCCGTCCGCCGCGCTGACCACGACGGGACAGATCGTCGGCACCAGTCTCTATCTCGCCCCGGAGCGTGCCCTGGGCCGTACGGCCGGTGCGGCGTCCGACATGTACTCCCTCGGCTGTGTGATCTACCAGCTCCTGTTGGGAGATCCGCCGTTCCGCTCGGACACGGCGACCGCCACGCTCTATCAACATGTCGATACGCCGCCCGTACCGCTCAGGCAGCGGGGCGTCGACCTGTCCCCGGCCTTCGACTCCTACCTGCTGGGGCTGCTCGCGAAGCAGCCCGAGGACCGGCCCGGCGCCCAGCAGGTCGCCGAGTGGTTCCAGGGCGATGCCTGGCGTGGGCAGCCGGAGCCCCTGCCGATGTACGCCCCGGCCCCGCCCGCGGCGACCGGCGCTCCGCACGTTTCCGCACCCGCGGGGACGGGCATTCCGCGCCCCCCGGCAGCCGCGCCCGCGTACGGCCGCGCCCCGACGGCCGGCTCCGCCGAGCAGGGCGCCGGCATGGCGACGTATCGGCTGCCGCAGTCCGGCGGCCGCAGACGCCGCCCGGCGGAACGGGCCGCACCCGCCCGGCGGGGTTCCGGCGCCCGGGACGCGATCAGGCGCCGGCCCAGAGTGGCGAGCGCCATCGCCGGCACGGTCGCCTTCATCGCGGCCGTGTACCTGGGGATGACCCTGTTCTCCCCGGACTCCGGCTCACCCGGCACCCCCGACTCCGGCCCGACCGCGACCACCGGGCCGCAGTCGAACGCCCCCTCGTCCGCACCGGAGCAGCCGGCACAGGACGAGGAGGGTGACGAGGAGGACTGA
- a CDS encoding Lrp/AsnC family transcriptional regulator: MAVDALDTRILRLLIEQPRTSVREYARILSIARGTLQARIDRLERDGVITGTGPVLSPAALGHPVLAFAHLEVTQGHLDEVGEALAEVPEIIEAFSTTGGGDLLARVVARDNGHLEDVIQRLIQLPGVVRTRTEVALRERVPHRLLPLVESVGRTAAGGRK, encoded by the coding sequence ATGGCGGTGGACGCCCTAGACACCCGTATCCTCCGGCTGCTCATCGAGCAGCCGCGTACCAGCGTCCGCGAGTACGCGCGCATCCTCTCCATCGCCCGGGGCACCCTCCAGGCCCGGATCGACCGGCTGGAGCGGGACGGTGTGATCACCGGTACCGGGCCGGTCCTGTCCCCCGCGGCGCTGGGCCACCCGGTGCTGGCCTTCGCTCATCTGGAGGTCACCCAGGGGCATCTCGACGAGGTCGGCGAGGCGCTCGCCGAGGTGCCGGAGATCATCGAGGCCTTCTCGACCACAGGCGGCGGGGATCTGCTGGCACGGGTGGTGGCCCGCGACAACGGACACCTGGAGGATGTGATCCAGCGGCTGATCCAGTTGCCCGGAGTGGTCAGGACACGTACCGAGGTGGCGCTGCGGGAACGGGTGCCGCACCGGCTGCTTCCGCTGGTCGAATCGGTGGGCCGTACAGCGGCGGGCGGGCGGAAGTGA